From Leopardus geoffroyi isolate Oge1 chromosome B4, O.geoffroyi_Oge1_pat1.0, whole genome shotgun sequence, a single genomic window includes:
- the DEPDC4 gene encoding LOW QUALITY PROTEIN: DEP domain-containing protein 4 (The sequence of the model RefSeq protein was modified relative to this genomic sequence to represent the inferred CDS: inserted 3 bases in 2 codons; deleted 1 base in 1 codon; substituted 4 bases at 4 genomic stop codons), with protein MTSLPSGLEGRGLRSLGPQSARRGRCYELGEDPERXLTAVPLTTRFHSLGSRSRLPRPGPSEQSFVSPKGGFCRKRRTGCSSPFXATQLWDDIIHSLQTQVEIKXKKHHXRTYKNCFTGSDAVDVASSHLMQNMCLSSNDTSPLKGVCLCQVLTNHQVLEPVGMKLLKNEKELXFEDXNSSPNKFLGNKSSYKIIHTVSGNVVIPPNITILDKPVLSLSKEGRSSAEFLFACNGDCLDL; from the exons ATGACGTCACTTCCGTCAGGCTTGGAGGGGCGGGGCCTACGCTCCCTGGGCCCACAGAGTGCCAGGAGGGGGCGGTGTTACGAGCTAGGGGAGGACCCCGAGCGCTAGCTGACGGCGGTCCCTTTGACTACGCGATTCCATAGCCTTGGCAGCCGGAGTAGGCTTCCGAGGCCAGGACCGAGCGAGCAGAGTTTCGTTAGCCCTAAAGGTGGCTTCTGCCGGAAAAGGAGGACAG gatgCTCTAGTCCTT AAGCTACTCAGCTATGGGATGATATTATTCACTCCCTTCAGACTCaggtggaaataaa aaagaagcatcatTGACGAACATACAAGAACTGTTTTACTGGCTCTGATGCTGTTGATGTAGCATCAAGTCATCTTATGCAAAACATGTGCTTAAGTAGTAATGACACCTCTCCTCTTAAAGGAGTTTGTCTTTGCCAAGTTCTAACGAATCATCAAGTACTTGAACCAGTAGGAATGAAgctactgaaaaatgaaaaggaactcTAATTTGAAGATTAAAACAGTAGTCCCAACAAGTTTCTAGGCAATaaatcatcatata aaatTATCCACACAGTAAGTGGAAATGTGGTTATACCTCCAAATATCACAATCCTG GACAAACCtgttctctcactttcaaaagaag GTCGGTCCTCTGCAGAGTTCCTCTTTGCTTGCAATGGGGACTGTTtagacctttaa